Proteins from one Embleya scabrispora genomic window:
- a CDS encoding acyl-CoA mutase large subunit family protein, with translation MRRTTLSELEVEPVYGPPADQPYAGFERIGWPGEFPYTRGLYPTGYRGRAWTIRQFAGFGNAEQTNERYRMILAAGGGGLSVAFDMPTLMGRDSDDERSLGEVGHCGVAVDSAADMDVLFRDIPLGDVTTSMTISGPAVPAFCMYLVAAERQGVDIGTLNGTLQTDIYKEYIAQKEWLFAPEPHLRLIGDLMEYCAEKIPAYKPLSVSGYHIREAGATAAQELAYTLANGFGYVELGLSRGMDVDVFGPGLSFFFDAHVDFFEEIAKFRAARRIWARWMRDVYGAKTAKAQWLRFHTQTAGVSLTAQQPYNNVVRTAVEALAAVLGGTNSLHTNALDETLALPSEQAAEIALRTQQVLMEETGVAAVADPLGGSWYVEALTDRLEAEAEATFAKIRELGESSPHPIGPMTSGILRGIEDGWFTGEIAESAFRYQRAVEKGDKRVVGVNCHEGSVTGDLEIMRVSHEVERDQVATLGKRRGARDQAAVDSALGAMRDVARGSGNLVPPMLAAARAEATLGEICDVLREEWGTYTEPARF, from the coding sequence ATGCGTCGCACCACGCTTTCCGAACTCGAGGTCGAGCCGGTCTACGGCCCGCCCGCGGACCAGCCCTACGCCGGCTTCGAGCGGATCGGCTGGCCCGGCGAATTTCCGTACACCCGCGGCCTGTACCCGACCGGCTACCGGGGCCGGGCGTGGACCATCCGGCAGTTCGCCGGCTTCGGCAACGCGGAACAGACCAACGAGCGCTACCGGATGATCCTGGCGGCCGGCGGTGGCGGCCTCTCCGTCGCCTTCGACATGCCGACCCTGATGGGACGGGACAGCGACGACGAACGCTCGCTCGGCGAGGTCGGGCACTGCGGCGTCGCGGTGGACTCGGCGGCCGACATGGACGTGCTCTTCCGCGACATCCCGCTGGGCGACGTGACCACGTCGATGACCATCTCCGGGCCGGCGGTGCCGGCGTTCTGCATGTACCTGGTCGCGGCCGAGCGGCAGGGCGTGGACATCGGCACGCTCAACGGCACGCTGCAGACCGACATCTACAAGGAATACATCGCGCAGAAGGAGTGGCTGTTCGCGCCCGAGCCGCACCTGCGGTTGATCGGCGACCTGATGGAGTACTGCGCCGAGAAGATCCCGGCGTACAAGCCGCTGTCGGTGTCGGGGTACCACATCCGCGAGGCGGGGGCGACGGCCGCGCAGGAGTTGGCGTACACGCTGGCCAACGGGTTCGGCTACGTGGAACTCGGGCTGTCGCGCGGGATGGACGTGGACGTCTTCGGTCCCGGGTTGTCGTTCTTCTTCGACGCGCACGTGGACTTCTTCGAGGAGATCGCCAAGTTCCGTGCGGCGCGCCGGATCTGGGCGCGGTGGATGCGCGACGTGTACGGCGCCAAGACCGCGAAGGCGCAGTGGCTGCGCTTCCACACCCAGACGGCGGGTGTGTCGCTGACCGCGCAGCAGCCGTACAACAACGTGGTGCGCACCGCGGTCGAGGCGCTCGCGGCGGTGCTCGGCGGGACGAACTCGCTGCACACGAACGCGCTGGACGAGACGCTGGCGCTGCCGAGCGAGCAGGCGGCGGAGATTGCGCTGCGCACGCAGCAGGTGCTGATGGAGGAGACCGGCGTGGCGGCGGTGGCCGACCCGCTGGGCGGGTCGTGGTACGTGGAGGCGTTGACGGATCGGCTGGAGGCCGAGGCGGAGGCGACGTTCGCGAAGATCCGCGAGCTGGGCGAGAGTTCGCCGCACCCGATCGGGCCGATGACGTCGGGCATCCTGCGCGGCATCGAGGACGGGTGGTTCACCGGGGAGATTGCCGAGTCGGCGTTCCGGTATCAGCGGGCGGTGGAGAAGGGCGACAAGCGGGTCGTCGGGGTGAATTGCCACGAGGGGTCGGTGACGGGCGACCTGGAGATCATGCGGGTCAGCCACGAGGTCGAGCGGGACCAGGTGGCGACGCTCGGGAAGCGGCGGGGTGCGCGGGATCAGGCTGCGGTGGACTCGGCGCTGGGTGCGATGCGGGACGTTGCACGTGGCTCGGGGAATCTGGTGCCGCCGATGTTGGCGGCGGCTCGGGCGGAGGCGACGCTCGGGGAGATCTGTGACGTGCTTCGGGAGGAGTGGGGCACCTATACGGAGCCGGCGCGGTTCTGA
- a CDS encoding MarR family winged helix-turn-helix transcriptional regulator, with translation MPKPLNLPFDPITRADEHWREHWGECPPMVAITSIMRAQQILLAGADAVLKPYGLTFARYEALVLLTFSRTGSLPLSRIGERLMVHPTSVTNTIDRLEQAELVARRPNPRDGRGVLAVITDKGRDVTERATRDLTAREFGLGAYTAEQCAQLFDLLRVLRVDAGDFAVEAEEGADSGTPVPAT, from the coding sequence GTGCCGAAGCCACTGAACCTTCCCTTCGATCCGATCACGCGTGCCGACGAGCACTGGCGAGAGCACTGGGGCGAGTGCCCGCCGATGGTCGCCATCACCTCGATCATGCGTGCCCAGCAGATTCTGCTCGCCGGCGCCGACGCGGTGCTCAAGCCGTACGGCCTGACCTTCGCCCGCTACGAGGCCCTGGTCCTGCTCACCTTCAGCCGGACCGGTTCGCTGCCGCTGTCCCGGATCGGCGAGCGCCTGATGGTGCACCCGACGAGCGTGACCAACACGATCGACCGCCTGGAGCAGGCCGAGTTGGTCGCCCGGCGACCGAACCCGCGCGACGGTCGGGGCGTACTCGCGGTGATCACGGACAAGGGACGCGACGTCACCGAGCGGGCCACCCGGGACCTGACCGCGCGCGAGTTCGGGCTCGGCGCGTACACCGCCGAGCAGTGCGCCCAGCTGTTCGACCTGCTGCGGGTGTTGCGGGTGGACGCCGGCGACTTCGCGGTCGAGGCGGAGGAGGGGGCGGATTCGGGGACCCCGGTGCCGGCGACGTAA
- a CDS encoding tetratricopeptide repeat protein, with protein MQPRNMSMRGVVDLGAVKAAADNAAKRAAAPAGKPAAAAGGQRVVIDVTEATFETDVLALSQQAPVVIDFWAEWCQPCKQLSPLLERLAEEYAGRFVLAKIDVDANPRLAQEFGIQGIPAVMAVLGGQLAPLFQGVVPEQQARQVLDQLVQLGEERFGLTGVVVDGAPADALDDAESEEEPPGDPLLAAADEALEAGDLDGAAQAFRNVLSDHPAHAEAKLGLINTELLLRTQGVDADKARADAAEHPDDVAVQTLAADVDILDGRADEAFARLVETVRRTAGDERNKARLHLLELFEIVGADDPRVPKARMALAGVLF; from the coding sequence ATGCAGCCACGGAACATGTCCATGCGCGGAGTAGTCGATCTCGGGGCGGTCAAGGCCGCCGCCGACAATGCCGCCAAGCGTGCGGCCGCACCGGCCGGAAAGCCCGCCGCCGCGGCCGGTGGCCAACGGGTCGTCATCGACGTCACCGAGGCCACCTTCGAGACCGACGTGCTCGCGCTCTCCCAGCAGGCGCCCGTCGTGATCGACTTCTGGGCCGAGTGGTGCCAGCCGTGCAAGCAGCTGAGCCCGCTCCTGGAGCGCTTGGCCGAGGAGTACGCCGGCCGCTTCGTGCTCGCCAAGATCGACGTCGACGCCAACCCGCGCCTGGCCCAGGAGTTCGGAATCCAGGGCATCCCCGCCGTGATGGCGGTGCTCGGCGGCCAGCTCGCCCCGCTGTTCCAGGGCGTGGTGCCCGAGCAGCAGGCGCGCCAGGTGCTCGACCAGCTCGTCCAGCTCGGCGAGGAGCGCTTCGGGCTGACCGGCGTGGTGGTCGACGGTGCCCCGGCCGACGCCCTCGACGACGCCGAGTCCGAGGAGGAGCCCCCCGGCGACCCGCTGCTCGCGGCCGCCGACGAGGCGCTGGAGGCCGGCGATCTGGACGGCGCGGCCCAGGCGTTCCGCAACGTGCTCTCCGACCACCCCGCGCACGCCGAGGCCAAGCTCGGCCTGATCAACACCGAACTCCTGCTCCGCACCCAGGGTGTGGACGCGGACAAGGCCCGAGCGGACGCCGCCGAGCACCCGGACGACGTCGCCGTACAGACCCTCGCCGCCGACGTGGACATCCTCGACGGCCGCGCCGACGAGGCGTTCGCCCGACTCGTGGAGACCGTGCGACGGACCGCGGGCGACGAGCGGAACAAGGCGCGGCTGCACCTGCTCGAGCTGTTCGAGATCGTCGGCGCCGACGACCCCCGGGTGCCGAAAGCGCGCATGGCCCTTGCGGGCGTGCTTTTCTGA
- the mce gene encoding methylmalonyl-CoA epimerase encodes MLTRIDHIGIACHNLDETVDFYTTTYGFEVFHTEINEEQGVREAMLKINETSDGGASYLQLLEPIREDSAVGKWLAKNGEGVHHIAFGTADVDADAAAIGAKGVRVLYDEPRRGSMGSRITFLHPKDCHGVLTELVTSAAPDAEH; translated from the coding sequence GTGCTCACACGCATCGATCACATCGGCATCGCCTGTCACAACCTCGACGAGACGGTGGACTTCTACACAACGACCTACGGATTCGAGGTGTTCCACACCGAGATCAACGAGGAGCAGGGCGTCCGCGAGGCGATGCTCAAGATCAACGAGACGTCGGACGGCGGCGCGTCCTACCTCCAACTCCTGGAGCCGATCCGCGAGGACTCCGCGGTCGGCAAGTGGCTGGCCAAGAACGGCGAGGGTGTGCACCACATCGCGTTCGGCACCGCCGACGTGGACGCGGACGCGGCGGCGATCGGGGCCAAGGGCGTCCGGGTGCTGTACGACGAGCCGCGGCGTGGTTCGATGGGTTCGCGCATCACGTTCCTGCACCCCAAGGACTGTCACGGCGTGCTCACCGAACTGGTGACCTCGGCCGCGCCCGACGCGGAGCACTGA
- a CDS encoding DUF3817 domain-containing protein, which produces MLSTASGRFKVISIAEGCSFLILLVFGSLLSRISDINLVMPLGLLHAVLFILYLLAMMDARTKLSWDNKTTLLAFIAAIPPFGPFVFDYKMKHKLVEPTPAPATA; this is translated from the coding sequence ATGCTTTCCACCGCTTCCGGCCGCTTCAAGGTGATCTCGATCGCCGAGGGTTGTTCGTTCCTGATCCTGCTCGTCTTCGGCTCGCTGCTGAGCCGGATCTCGGACATCAACCTCGTCATGCCGCTGGGCCTGCTGCACGCGGTCCTGTTCATCCTGTACCTGCTGGCCATGATGGACGCGCGCACCAAGCTGTCGTGGGACAACAAGACCACGCTGCTCGCGTTCATCGCCGCGATCCCGCCGTTCGGCCCGTTCGTCTTCGACTACAAGATGAAGCACAAGCTGGTCGAGCCGACCCCGGCGCCGGCCACCGCCTGA
- the meaB gene encoding methylmalonyl Co-A mutase-associated GTPase MeaB yields MDVATLVAQAREGKPRAVARLISMVEDASPRLREVMAALAPLTGNAYVIGLTGSPGVGKSTSTTALVSAYRRLGRRVGVLAVDPSSPFSGGALLGDRVRMQDHATDPGVYIRSMASRGHLGGLAWSTPQALRVLDAAGCDVVVVETVGVGQSEVEIASMADSTVVLLAPGMGDGIQAAKAGILEIGDLYVVNKADRDGAATTARELGHMLSLGEARGPGDWRPPIVKTVASRGEGVDEVVEALEKHRAWMEAGGELRLRRRRRVADEVEAIAVTALRARIGDLRGGRRLEELADRVLSGSMDPYSAADDLITSLGA; encoded by the coding sequence ATGGATGTCGCGACGTTGGTGGCCCAGGCCCGGGAGGGCAAGCCGCGGGCGGTGGCCCGGCTGATCTCGATGGTCGAGGACGCCTCGCCGCGGTTGCGCGAGGTGATGGCCGCGCTCGCGCCGCTGACCGGCAACGCCTACGTGATCGGGCTGACCGGCTCGCCCGGAGTGGGCAAGTCGACCTCCACGACCGCGCTGGTGAGCGCGTACCGCCGGCTGGGTCGGCGGGTCGGCGTGCTCGCGGTGGACCCGTCCTCGCCGTTCTCGGGCGGCGCGCTGCTCGGGGACCGGGTGCGGATGCAGGACCATGCGACCGACCCGGGCGTGTACATCCGCTCGATGGCCTCGCGCGGGCACCTCGGCGGGCTGGCCTGGTCCACGCCGCAGGCGCTGCGCGTGCTGGACGCGGCGGGGTGCGACGTGGTCGTCGTGGAGACGGTGGGGGTCGGCCAGTCGGAGGTGGAGATCGCCTCGATGGCGGACAGCACCGTGGTGCTGTTGGCGCCGGGCATGGGCGACGGGATCCAGGCGGCCAAGGCCGGGATCCTGGAGATCGGCGACCTGTACGTGGTCAACAAGGCGGACCGGGACGGTGCGGCGACGACCGCGCGTGAACTCGGCCACATGCTTTCGCTCGGCGAGGCGCGGGGGCCGGGGGACTGGCGTCCGCCGATCGTCAAGACCGTGGCCTCGCGCGGGGAGGGTGTGGACGAGGTGGTCGAGGCACTCGAGAAGCACCGGGCCTGGATGGAGGCGGGCGGCGAACTGCGGCTTCGGCGACGCCGGCGGGTGGCGGACGAGGTGGAGGCGATCGCGGTCACCGCGCTGCGGGCGCGCATCGGCGACCTGCGGGGTGGGCGGCGGCTGGAGGAGCTGGCGGACCGGGTGCTGTCCGGGTCCATGGACCCGTATTCGGCCGCGGACGACCTGATCACGAGCCTGGGAGCCTAG
- a CDS encoding DUF3817 domain-containing protein produces the protein MKPAVLTRYRVMAWITGCMLLVLCLCMVLKYGFDTGEKATLYVSQAHGLFYMIYLVVTFDLSSKMKWKFERMLLMMLAGTVPLASFFAERKAVEAVHERGLATAAAGA, from the coding sequence GTGAAGCCTGCCGTATTGACCCGCTACCGCGTGATGGCCTGGATCACCGGGTGCATGCTCCTGGTCCTGTGCCTGTGCATGGTCCTGAAGTACGGGTTCGACACGGGCGAGAAGGCGACGCTCTACGTCAGCCAGGCGCACGGTCTGTTCTACATGATCTACCTCGTCGTGACGTTCGACCTCAGCAGCAAGATGAAGTGGAAGTTCGAGCGCATGCTGCTGATGATGCTCGCCGGCACCGTTCCGCTCGCGTCGTTCTTCGCCGAGCGCAAGGCCGTCGAGGCGGTCCACGAGCGCGGCCTCGCCACCGCCGCGGCCGGCGCCTGA
- a CDS encoding MarR family winged helix-turn-helix transcriptional regulator has product MTDAEPRWLSDEDQHVWRQIIAVINMLPPRLERELQRTHGLSLHDYQILVQISEHPRQEVRLSDLAEATQQSKSRLSHQMTRMENAGLVARRNCPTDRRGAYAVLTEEGWEALRAAAPTHVESVREHLMDVMTPAQKQTVGEAFGAVAAKLRPAARAAVCPSTQEC; this is encoded by the coding sequence ATGACCGATGCCGAGCCCAGATGGCTGAGCGATGAAGACCAGCACGTCTGGCGCCAGATCATCGCCGTGATCAACATGCTGCCGCCGCGACTGGAGCGCGAACTCCAGCGCACGCACGGCCTGTCCCTGCACGACTACCAGATCCTGGTGCAGATCTCGGAGCACCCGCGGCAGGAGGTGCGGCTGAGCGATCTGGCCGAGGCGACCCAGCAGTCCAAGAGCCGGCTCTCGCACCAGATGACCCGGATGGAGAACGCCGGCCTGGTCGCGCGCCGCAACTGCCCCACGGACCGCCGCGGGGCCTACGCGGTGCTCACCGAGGAGGGCTGGGAGGCGCTTCGGGCCGCCGCGCCCACGCACGTCGAGAGTGTCCGCGAGCACCTGATGGACGTGATGACGCCGGCCCAGAAACAAACGGTCGGCGAGGCGTTCGGCGCGGTGGCCGCCAAACTCCGCCCAGCCGCCCGCGCCGCGGTCTGCCCCTCCACACAAGAATGCTGA
- a CDS encoding DUF6230 family protein: protein MDKKVQAGSGKTRWKRFGIVLLPVAAMTVGMFAGVANGVVPVNITVGGGNFKVRADKMEATDFSQFGDFLKRNKGADVPVATAAIGHADITNLCQSVKGPFGIVLRIEAGGKGTKAEADNMTLSMDGLDGDAVFENIDIGVDASTMAKGSGGKGPATIGNGHPTMFGQQANKATFTDVKQSAWLVQAGRFYLKDLHLEVGGGSKECF from the coding sequence ATGGACAAGAAGGTTCAGGCGGGTAGCGGCAAGACCCGCTGGAAGCGATTCGGCATCGTGCTCCTGCCGGTCGCGGCGATGACCGTGGGCATGTTCGCGGGCGTCGCGAACGGTGTGGTCCCGGTGAACATCACCGTGGGCGGCGGCAACTTCAAGGTCCGCGCCGACAAGATGGAGGCGACGGACTTCTCGCAGTTCGGGGACTTCCTCAAGCGGAACAAGGGCGCCGACGTGCCGGTCGCGACCGCCGCGATCGGACACGCCGACATCACCAACCTCTGTCAGTCGGTCAAGGGGCCGTTCGGCATCGTGCTCCGGATCGAGGCCGGCGGCAAGGGCACCAAGGCCGAGGCCGACAACATGACCCTGTCGATGGACGGGCTCGACGGCGACGCGGTGTTCGAGAACATCGACATCGGCGTCGACGCGTCGACCATGGCCAAGGGCTCGGGGGGCAAGGGTCCGGCCACCATCGGCAACGGCCACCCGACGATGTTCGGCCAGCAGGCCAACAAGGCGACGTTCACCGACGTCAAGCAGTCGGCCTGGCTCGTGCAGGCGGGCCGGTTCTACCTCAAGGACCTCCACCTGGAGGTCGGCGGCGGTAGCAAGGAGTGCTTCTGA
- a CDS encoding DUF6114 domain-containing protein, protein MTAEQRQPHAVVRCRRAFREWRSGRPFWAGLFTILAAGPILWAPYASVSAGDVTVRLTQFGGVSALFIGAILIMCGIALWLTPAARVYLGIFVILVSLVSFIVATFGGFGVGMLFGLVGGMLATSWTYNEPADDEDDERRGNDDAGDGHDGRADSDDTLVEDGFLADALRGKAPDAPGEASTGSETDRPGDTTAGTAAPRVTLAVIVAAMAGVVGLVGIASASPSDPLPENPYADGPCVSASPTTSAGSASAAPSTSSAAPSTKAAKSAGSTPAGKAAQTQSAAGRSTAAGSPAADPKAGTSKAPEGNAPEGNAPESREPVFKLPELKLPELKLPELTLPGLPGLGLPGIKPPSTASSAPASTASAAPPAPPAASGGSASATPPAAAKAAPSASASGKPSTKPSTTSAKPSATSSSAVPKDGKSPFPCPVQGPVNAKSGNGIPPVAVDPLVLKSSLLAMAGLNYEGVVKVKTLTGVEENALKFTVSKGIDIWNMSMTVKEEGGKDVVISSDEGSKSWMDADIPTTMYVKYLKGNIFGIIPITFTPESPPPINVPIVFFTNVESSMYAQLGGKLHIPGYGLNKVNVK, encoded by the coding sequence GTGACCGCAGAACAGCGGCAACCCCATGCGGTCGTGCGCTGCCGGCGCGCGTTTCGGGAGTGGCGATCGGGCCGGCCGTTCTGGGCCGGACTCTTCACCATCCTGGCTGCCGGACCCATCCTGTGGGCCCCGTACGCATCCGTCAGCGCGGGTGACGTCACGGTCAGGCTGACGCAGTTCGGCGGCGTCTCGGCGCTGTTCATCGGCGCCATCCTGATCATGTGTGGAATCGCGCTCTGGTTGACCCCGGCCGCGCGGGTCTACCTCGGGATCTTCGTGATCCTCGTGTCGCTCGTGTCCTTCATCGTGGCGACGTTCGGCGGCTTCGGCGTGGGCATGCTGTTCGGCCTCGTCGGCGGCATGCTCGCGACCTCCTGGACCTACAACGAGCCCGCGGACGACGAGGACGACGAGCGCCGCGGGAACGACGACGCGGGAGACGGACACGACGGTCGCGCCGACTCCGACGACACGCTCGTCGAGGACGGTTTCCTGGCCGACGCGTTGCGCGGGAAGGCCCCCGATGCCCCGGGGGAAGCGTCGACCGGGTCGGAGACCGACCGGCCCGGTGACACGACGGCGGGGACGGCCGCTCCCAGGGTCACGCTCGCGGTGATCGTGGCCGCGATGGCCGGCGTGGTCGGGCTGGTCGGCATCGCGAGTGCGTCGCCCAGCGACCCGCTGCCCGAGAACCCGTACGCGGACGGGCCGTGCGTCTCGGCGAGTCCCACCACGTCGGCGGGTTCGGCGTCGGCCGCGCCGAGCACGTCGAGCGCGGCGCCGAGCACCAAGGCCGCCAAGTCGGCGGGTTCGACCCCCGCCGGCAAGGCGGCGCAGACGCAGTCCGCGGCGGGGCGATCCACCGCCGCGGGGAGCCCGGCGGCAGACCCGAAGGCCGGCACGTCGAAGGCGCCGGAAGGCAACGCACCGGAGGGCAACGCACCGGAAAGCAGGGAACCGGTCTTCAAACTGCCCGAGTTGAAGCTGCCGGAGCTGAAACTGCCCGAGTTGACGTTGCCCGGCCTGCCCGGGCTCGGCCTGCCCGGGATCAAGCCGCCCTCGACGGCGTCGTCCGCGCCGGCGTCGACGGCATCCGCCGCACCTCCGGCGCCGCCCGCGGCCTCGGGCGGCTCGGCTTCGGCCACGCCGCCGGCGGCGGCCAAGGCGGCGCCCTCCGCTTCGGCGTCGGGCAAGCCCTCCACCAAGCCCTCGACGACCTCGGCCAAGCCGTCGGCCACGTCGTCGTCGGCCGTGCCGAAGGACGGCAAGTCGCCCTTCCCGTGCCCGGTCCAGGGTCCCGTGAACGCCAAGAGCGGCAACGGGATCCCGCCGGTCGCGGTGGACCCCCTGGTCCTCAAGTCCAGCCTGCTGGCCATGGCCGGGCTGAACTACGAGGGCGTGGTCAAGGTCAAGACGCTCACCGGGGTCGAGGAGAACGCGCTCAAGTTCACCGTGTCCAAGGGCATCGACATCTGGAACATGTCCATGACGGTGAAGGAGGAGGGCGGCAAGGACGTCGTCATCTCGTCCGACGAGGGCAGCAAGTCCTGGATGGACGCGGACATCCCGACGACGATGTACGTGAAGTACCTCAAGGGGAACATCTTCGGGATCATCCCGATCACCTTCACGCCCGAGAGCCCGCCGCCGATCAATGTGCCGATCGTGTTCTTCACGAACGTGGAGAGTTCGATGTACGCCCAGTTGGGCGGCAAGTTGCACATCCCCGGCTACGGCCTCAACAAGGTCAACGTGAAGTAG
- a CDS encoding acetyl-CoA C-acetyltransferase, with protein MAGSVIVAGARTPMGRLLGSLKGFSGTDLGAIAIKSALERAGVTGDQVQYVIMGQVLQAGAGQMPARQASVKAGIPMNVPSLTVNKVCLSGLDAIALADQLIRAGEFDIVVAGGMESMTNAPHLLPKSREGFKYGAVEMLDAMAYDGLTDAFDNIPMGESTEHHNTKLDISREEQDAVGALSHQRAAAAAKNGIFDAEIVPVEIPQRRGEPVVFAADEGIRPDTTAESLGKLRPAFSKDGTITAGTSSQISDGAAAVVVMSKAKAEELGLEWLAEIGAHGNVAGPDNSLQSQPSNAIKHALGKQGLTVDDLDLIEINEAFAAVAVQSMRDLGVSTDKVNVNGGAIALGHPIGMSGARVVLHLALELKRRGGGTGAAALCGGGGQGDALILTVPGA; from the coding sequence ATGGCCGGTTCTGTCATCGTCGCCGGGGCCCGTACCCCCATGGGCCGACTGCTCGGCTCCCTCAAGGGCTTCTCCGGCACCGACCTCGGCGCCATCGCGATCAAGTCCGCGCTCGAGCGCGCGGGTGTCACCGGGGACCAGGTCCAGTACGTGATCATGGGCCAGGTGCTCCAGGCGGGCGCCGGGCAGATGCCCGCCCGACAGGCGTCGGTCAAGGCCGGCATCCCGATGAACGTGCCCTCGCTGACCGTCAACAAAGTCTGTCTCTCCGGCCTGGACGCGATCGCGCTGGCCGACCAGTTGATCCGCGCGGGCGAGTTCGACATCGTGGTCGCGGGCGGCATGGAGTCGATGACCAACGCCCCGCACCTGCTGCCCAAGTCGCGCGAGGGCTTCAAGTACGGCGCGGTCGAGATGCTCGACGCGATGGCCTACGACGGCCTCACCGACGCGTTCGACAACATCCCGATGGGCGAGTCGACCGAGCACCACAACACGAAGCTGGACATCTCGCGCGAGGAGCAGGACGCGGTGGGCGCGCTGTCCCACCAGCGCGCCGCCGCCGCCGCGAAGAATGGGATCTTCGACGCCGAGATCGTGCCGGTGGAGATTCCGCAGCGCCGGGGCGAGCCGGTCGTGTTCGCCGCCGACGAGGGCATCCGCCCGGACACCACCGCCGAGTCGCTGGGCAAGCTGCGTCCGGCGTTCAGCAAGGACGGCACGATCACCGCGGGCACGTCCTCGCAGATCTCCGACGGCGCCGCCGCGGTCGTGGTGATGAGCAAGGCCAAGGCCGAGGAACTGGGCCTGGAGTGGCTGGCCGAGATCGGCGCGCACGGCAACGTCGCGGGCCCGGACAACTCGCTCCAGTCGCAGCCCTCGAACGCGATCAAGCACGCGCTGGGCAAGCAGGGCCTGACCGTCGACGACCTCGATCTGATCGAGATCAACGAGGCGTTCGCGGCGGTGGCCGTGCAGTCGATGCGCGACCTCGGGGTGAGCACGGACAAGGTCAACGTCAACGGCGGCGCGATCGCGCTCGGCCACCCGATCGGCATGTCCGGCGCCCGCGTGGTGCTGCACCTGGCGCTGGAGCTCAAGCGCCGCGGCGGCGGTACGGGTGCGGCGGCGCTGTGCGGTGGCGGCGGCCAGGGCGACGCGCTGATCCTCACCGTCCCGGGCGCCTGA
- a CDS encoding TetR/AcrR family transcriptional regulator translates to MHDESAGPAERRAAGAPPPRIGRPRSTTADDAILAAARALLAEGGWAGLTMGDVATRAGVAKTTLYRRWHSKHDLAIAAVAEMLDTLHLPDRGPDLRADIEDVVRRFAALLGRPEMRTALMGLVADSTSDPALRRRIREEIVDPQKRLVVEGRTRAEARGEITAPGDIDVDLIFDVIAGTVVQHILVSAEPASDNWVQRFTTFVATALLTTNT, encoded by the coding sequence GTGCACGACGAATCGGCGGGACCGGCGGAACGACGGGCGGCCGGCGCGCCCCCACCGCGCATCGGGCGCCCCCGCAGCACCACCGCCGACGACGCGATCCTGGCCGCGGCGCGCGCGCTGCTGGCCGAGGGCGGCTGGGCGGGGCTGACCATGGGCGACGTCGCCACGCGCGCGGGCGTGGCCAAGACCACGCTGTACCGCCGCTGGCACTCCAAGCACGACCTGGCCATCGCCGCCGTCGCGGAGATGCTGGACACCCTGCACCTGCCGGATCGCGGCCCTGATCTACGCGCGGACATCGAGGATGTGGTCCGCCGCTTCGCCGCACTCCTCGGCCGCCCCGAGATGCGCACGGCCCTGATGGGCCTGGTGGCCGACTCCACCAGCGACCCGGCCCTGCGGCGGCGCATCCGCGAAGAGATCGTCGACCCCCAAAAACGCCTGGTCGTAGAAGGCAGGACCCGAGCCGAGGCCAGAGGCGAAATCACCGCCCCAGGCGACATAGACGTAGACCTGATCTTCGACGTAATCGCCGGCACGGTAGTCCAACACATCCTGGTAAGCGCCGAACCCGCCTCCGACAACTGGGTCCAACGCTTCACCACGTTCGTAGCAACCGCCCTACTCACAACCAACACGTAA